The Agrobacterium cucumeris genome has a segment encoding these proteins:
- a CDS encoding type I secretion system permease/ATPase, producing MFLFNSFLTKNRRAFFAVGLASALMNILNLSGSLFMLEVYDRILPSKSIPSLVALVVLLIILYAFLMGFDVLRSRILARIADTIDDALNQKLFRASIGAPLFASAKIDGLQIVGDLDQIRQFLSGPGPGAFFDIPWLPIYLLICFALHPWIGFAVLGGAVILVILTLLTNWLTEKATKQAYAARGQRNTLVGNSQRNIESIKTMGMMGAVTSMWSDLHSQYRAVTLSTSDTAGMLGAISRTFRLLLQSGVMAIGAVLVIDGNASAGSIIAGSILSAKALGPVEHAIANWRSFMTARQGWKRINEFLELVPEPPPPLSLPRPQYTVAVDRVTGGPPSAARDTVADISFTLNAGDGLGIIGPSASGKSTLARLMTGIWPYERGSVRFDGAALNQWDFEVLGKSIGYMPQQVELMAGTVAQNIARFDRDATAEAIVAAAKAAQVHDLILSLPSGYDTYIGDRGEALSGGQKQRIGLARALFGEPFFVILDEPNSNLDSEGEMALRNAIGDIRARGGIVVVIAHRPSAIESVNLVMVMSGGRMLRFGTKEEVLAQILRQNLHQVPAAEEETRKIENRVGENG from the coding sequence ATGTTTTTATTTAATTCTTTTTTAACAAAAAATAGGCGCGCTTTTTTCGCTGTCGGCCTTGCCAGTGCGCTGATGAATATTCTTAATCTTTCCGGCTCGCTCTTCATGCTGGAGGTTTACGATCGCATTTTGCCCAGCAAGAGCATCCCTTCGCTTGTCGCGCTGGTCGTTCTCCTCATCATTCTTTACGCCTTTCTGATGGGCTTTGATGTTTTGCGCAGCCGGATATTGGCGCGTATCGCCGATACCATCGACGACGCGCTCAATCAGAAGCTTTTCAGGGCATCGATCGGCGCTCCTCTTTTTGCCTCCGCCAAGATCGATGGCTTGCAGATCGTCGGCGATCTCGATCAGATACGTCAGTTTTTGTCCGGTCCGGGCCCCGGAGCATTTTTCGATATTCCCTGGCTCCCCATCTATCTGCTGATCTGTTTTGCCCTGCACCCGTGGATCGGCTTTGCCGTGCTTGGCGGCGCCGTCATTCTCGTCATTTTGACGCTTTTGACCAATTGGCTCACTGAAAAGGCCACCAAACAGGCTTATGCCGCGCGTGGGCAGAGAAACACGCTCGTGGGCAACAGTCAGCGCAATATTGAATCCATCAAAACAATGGGCATGATGGGTGCGGTGACCTCGATGTGGAGCGATCTGCATTCTCAATATCGTGCCGTCACCCTTTCGACCTCCGATACGGCGGGCATGCTTGGCGCGATATCGCGCACATTCCGCCTGCTGCTGCAATCCGGCGTCATGGCAATCGGCGCCGTGCTGGTCATCGATGGCAATGCATCGGCGGGCAGCATCATCGCAGGCTCGATCCTTTCGGCAAAGGCGCTTGGCCCCGTCGAACATGCAATAGCCAACTGGCGCAGTTTCATGACGGCACGACAGGGCTGGAAGCGCATCAACGAATTTCTTGAACTGGTGCCTGAGCCGCCACCGCCACTTTCCCTGCCGCGGCCGCAATATACCGTTGCCGTCGATCGTGTGACGGGTGGGCCGCCGAGTGCTGCGCGCGATACGGTTGCCGATATTTCCTTTACGCTGAATGCTGGCGACGGGCTCGGTATCATTGGTCCAAGCGCGTCCGGAAAATCAACGCTGGCGCGCCTGATGACGGGGATCTGGCCCTATGAGCGCGGTTCCGTGCGCTTCGATGGCGCAGCGTTGAACCAATGGGATTTCGAGGTTCTCGGCAAATCCATCGGTTACATGCCCCAGCAGGTGGAGTTGATGGCGGGAACCGTCGCGCAGAATATCGCGCGATTTGACCGTGATGCGACAGCGGAAGCAATCGTTGCGGCGGCCAAGGCGGCTCAGGTTCATGACCTGATCCTGAGCCTGCCCAGCGGTTACGACACCTATATCGGCGATCGTGGCGAGGCCTTATCGGGCGGGCAGAAGCAGCGCATCGGCCTTGCCCGCGCGCTTTTCGGCGAACCGTTTTTTGTGATTCTGGATGAGCCAAACTCCAATCTGGACAGCGAAGGCGAGATGGCGCTGCGCAATGCAATCGGCGACATCAGGGCGCGGGGCGGCATCGTTGTCGTCATCGCCCATCGTCCCAGCGCCATCGAAAGCGTCAATCTCGTGATGGTCATGAGCGGCGGCCGGATGCTGCGCTTCGGCACCAAGGAAGAAGTGCTGGCGCAAATCCTGCGGCAAAACCTGCATCAGGTACCGGCAGCGGAGGAAGAAACGCGCAAGATCGAAAACCGGGTGGGCGAAAATGGTTGA
- a CDS encoding HlyD family type I secretion periplasmic adaptor subunit, whose protein sequence is MVEQEKAGVTNASLLKHSAAVMVLAIGLLVGLGGWAAMAKLAGAVVATGRVVVEGNSKKIQHLSGGIVSEIRVAEGDRVDAGQILLRLSDTIVQANLSIVENTLAQLYSRRARLRAEITEASSFTVPEDLVELTNPKSARTFIDSEQGLFNSRLSALTGMKKQLATRKEQLLDEARGMGVQVEATENELAIVKEDVSKTQELYSKGLVTLQRLNLLKRQLSNLEGQQGQYMAARAQTVGKMSEMDLQLLQLDEDRKSEVTKDLTSVEATVAEYEERLAATRDQLDRLDIRSPIAGRVYQLSVHNINGVIQPGEVLMLVVPEKDDLAIEADILPRDIDQIYVGQPVTIRFTAFNQSTTPDIVAEVAIVAPDLQMDSRTGASFYTLRIKPDKIGMHHLPGGKLYPGMPAEVFIQTSERSVLSYFVKPFQDRLNKTFIQE, encoded by the coding sequence ATGGTTGAGCAGGAAAAAGCCGGCGTCACGAATGCGTCTCTTCTAAAGCATTCCGCCGCAGTAATGGTTCTCGCCATCGGCCTGCTCGTCGGATTGGGCGGCTGGGCAGCCATGGCAAAGCTTGCCGGCGCAGTCGTCGCCACGGGACGGGTCGTCGTCGAAGGCAACTCCAAGAAAATCCAGCACCTTTCCGGCGGAATTGTCAGCGAGATCAGGGTCGCCGAAGGCGACAGGGTCGATGCAGGGCAGATTTTGCTGCGGCTGAGCGACACGATCGTTCAGGCCAATTTATCCATCGTTGAGAACACGCTCGCGCAACTTTATTCGCGCCGTGCCCGGCTGCGCGCCGAGATTACCGAGGCCTCGTCTTTCACCGTGCCGGAAGATCTGGTGGAATTGACCAATCCGAAATCCGCCAGGACATTCATCGACAGCGAACAGGGGCTTTTTAACAGCCGCCTCAGCGCGCTGACCGGCATGAAAAAACAGCTGGCAACGCGCAAGGAGCAACTTCTTGATGAGGCGCGAGGCATGGGCGTTCAGGTTGAGGCAACAGAAAACGAGCTTGCCATCGTCAAGGAGGATGTTTCCAAGACGCAGGAACTTTACAGCAAGGGGCTCGTCACGCTTCAGCGGCTCAATCTCTTGAAGCGGCAGCTGTCCAACCTCGAAGGCCAGCAGGGCCAATATATGGCGGCCCGCGCCCAGACGGTGGGCAAGATGAGTGAAATGGACCTGCAGTTGCTGCAGCTCGACGAAGACCGCAAGTCCGAAGTTACCAAAGACCTGACATCGGTCGAGGCAACGGTCGCCGAATACGAAGAACGGCTTGCCGCAACCCGCGATCAGCTGGATCGCCTTGATATTCGCTCACCGATCGCCGGGCGTGTCTATCAGCTTTCCGTGCACAATATAAACGGCGTCATTCAGCCGGGTGAAGTGCTGATGCTGGTGGTGCCGGAGAAAGACGACCTTGCAATCGAAGCGGACATACTTCCGCGAGACATTGACCAGATTTACGTCGGCCAGCCGGTCACCATCCGGTTCACGGCCTTCAACCAGAGCACGACACCTGATATCGTTGCCGAAGTCGCCATCGTCGCTCCCGATCTACAGATGGATTCCCGAACCGGAGCCTCCTTTTACACCCTGCGGATCAAACCGGATAAGATCGGGATGCATCATCTTCCGGGCGGAAAACTATACCCGGGAATGCCGGCGGAAGTCTTCATACAGACGAGTGAGAGAAGCGTTCTGTCCTATTTCGTGAAACCGTTTCAGGACCGGCTTAATAAAACGTTCATACAGGAATAA
- a CDS encoding rhizobiocin, whose translation MALTVTFGNGGASTVSSLTNLIDQEAYKLLTESTTQTKNGSSLNSGVVDVGAVSVPGSSVGGKVDVGYDASTNSFNFDVTSAWNSVKNVLAKSDSAENLSFKDFVQVDVHLGGTTASNVEVLNAKRGNISTGSGNDTVTLSLLSNDKAWVNAFNIDTGAGNDTIIVKAGSALNDLSSAGAGGVAAGTNVVNGGKGITDGSATSVTINAGDGNDTIDLSGVKLASSLVTGGKGIDHIIASGGADTFVFNLGDMAKSLATDSISGFNASVDKLKLVGTTISDWTLSNFGDDTVLDYNVDGAHKGEKIIVSGVHLTGSGWFTA comes from the coding sequence ATGGCATTAACTGTCACTTTCGGTAATGGCGGCGCTTCGACGGTTTCGTCGCTCACCAATCTCATCGATCAGGAAGCTTACAAGCTCCTCACGGAATCGACGACGCAGACCAAGAACGGCTCCTCGCTCAATTCCGGCGTCGTTGATGTCGGCGCCGTTTCGGTTCCCGGCAGCAGCGTGGGCGGCAAGGTCGATGTTGGATACGACGCCAGCACCAACAGCTTCAATTTCGACGTGACGTCGGCATGGAACTCGGTGAAAAACGTTCTCGCCAAGTCCGACTCCGCAGAAAACCTTTCGTTCAAGGATTTCGTGCAGGTTGACGTTCACCTTGGCGGCACCACCGCTTCCAACGTTGAAGTTCTCAATGCCAAGCGTGGTAATATCTCCACCGGCTCGGGCAATGACACGGTCACCCTCTCACTTCTGTCGAACGACAAAGCCTGGGTAAACGCCTTCAACATCGACACCGGTGCCGGCAACGACACCATCATCGTCAAGGCGGGCTCGGCCCTTAATGATCTGTCTTCGGCGGGCGCAGGCGGCGTTGCTGCCGGCACCAATGTCGTAAACGGCGGCAAGGGCATCACCGACGGTAGCGCAACCTCTGTCACGATCAACGCTGGTGACGGCAACGACACGATTGATCTTAGCGGCGTCAAGCTCGCTTCGTCGCTGGTAACCGGCGGCAAGGGCATCGATCACATCATCGCCAGCGGCGGTGCCGATACTTTCGTGTTCAATCTCGGCGACATGGCCAAGAGCCTTGCGACCGACTCCATCAGTGGCTTCAACGCCAGCGTGGACAAGCTCAAGCTGGTTGGCACGACAATCTCGGACTGGACGCTGTCGAACTTCGGCGACGACACCGTCCTCGACTACAATGTGGACGGCGCGCACAAGGGTGAAAAAATCATCGTTTCAGGTGTTCACCTTACCGGCAGCGGCTGGTTCACCGCATAA